Proteins encoded together in one Nocardioides marinisabuli window:
- a CDS encoding sulfite exporter TauE/SafE family protein yields the protein MRKLLVLGFVGLLAQLIDGSLGMAYGVTSSTLLLAVGLAPAAASAAVHFSEIGTSLVSGISHHKLGNVDWRTVSILAGPGFVGAFAGATFLANLDGAVAKPWVAGILLSLGLYVIWRFLVLGGRRPQFRSRPSVRMLAPMGLVGGALDAVGGGGWGPVGTTTLLSSGRLEPRKVVGSIDTSEFVVAVGGSLGFIWALGSAGIPWSYALALLAGGVVAAPVAAWLVKIMAARVLGVAAGGLIVLTNSKTIAEAFGASGAQVGTLAAALFVLWVSGIVWAVRQERASRRLDAELAALTPVDA from the coding sequence ATGCGCAAGCTCCTCGTGCTCGGCTTCGTCGGCCTCCTGGCCCAGCTGATCGACGGCTCGCTCGGCATGGCGTACGGCGTCACGTCCTCGACGCTGCTGCTCGCCGTCGGACTCGCCCCGGCCGCCGCCTCCGCCGCCGTGCACTTCTCCGAGATCGGCACCTCGCTCGTCTCCGGCATCAGCCACCACAAGCTCGGCAACGTCGACTGGCGCACCGTCTCGATCCTGGCCGGCCCCGGCTTCGTCGGCGCCTTCGCCGGCGCCACCTTCCTGGCCAACCTCGACGGAGCGGTCGCCAAGCCGTGGGTCGCCGGCATCCTGCTGAGCCTGGGCCTCTACGTGATCTGGCGCTTCCTGGTGCTGGGCGGGCGTCGACCGCAGTTCCGCTCGCGCCCCTCGGTGCGGATGCTGGCGCCGATGGGTCTCGTCGGTGGCGCGCTCGACGCCGTGGGCGGCGGCGGCTGGGGCCCGGTCGGCACCACCACCCTGCTCTCCTCGGGCCGCCTCGAGCCCCGCAAGGTGGTCGGCTCCATCGACACCTCGGAGTTCGTGGTCGCGGTCGGTGGCTCGCTCGGCTTCATCTGGGCGCTCGGCTCGGCCGGCATCCCGTGGTCCTACGCGCTGGCGCTGCTCGCCGGTGGCGTCGTGGCCGCGCCGGTGGCGGCGTGGCTGGTCAAGATCATGGCCGCCCGCGTGCTCGGCGTCGCGGCCGGCGGCCTGATCGTGCTGACCAACTCCAAGACCATCGCCGAGGCCTTCGGCGCCTCGGGCGCCCAGGTGGGCACGCTCGCCGCGGCGCTGTTCGTGCTGTGGGTCAGCGGCATCGTCTGGGCCGTGCGCCAGGAGCGCGCCTCGCGGCGCCTGGACGCCGAGCTCGCCGCCCTGACGCCGGTCGACGCCTGA
- a CDS encoding PGPGW domain-containing protein — MRTRLLLALGWALVLLGVVLYPLPGPGLLVLAAGVHVLARADERVAARLAPWKARGLRAAARSVATWPRTLVSLAGTLALGATGLVWLLDPAAPSWWALPAWTWLPGGTWSGVAQVASGTVGVALVVWSRIRLEAPPAGSGGAWTPLGCSRP, encoded by the coding sequence ATGAGGACCCGCCTGCTGCTCGCGCTCGGCTGGGCCCTGGTCCTGCTCGGGGTGGTGCTCTACCCGCTGCCCGGCCCGGGGCTGCTGGTGCTGGCCGCGGGCGTGCACGTGCTCGCGCGCGCCGACGAGCGGGTGGCGGCCCGGCTGGCGCCGTGGAAGGCGCGAGGGCTGCGGGCCGCGGCCCGCTCGGTCGCGACCTGGCCGCGCACCCTGGTCTCGCTGGCCGGCACCCTGGCCCTGGGCGCCACCGGCCTGGTCTGGCTGCTCGACCCCGCGGCCCCGTCGTGGTGGGCGCTGCCGGCGTGGACGTGGCTGCCCGGCGGCACCTGGAGCGGCGTGGCCCAGGTCGCCTCCGGAACCGTCGGTGTGGCCCTGGTCGTGTGGTCGCGCATCCGGCTCGAGGCTCCTCCCGCGGGGTCTGGCGGGGCTTGGACACCTCTGGGATGCTCGAGACCATGA
- a CDS encoding PGPGW domain-containing protein: MKSAARRVTLEVVGWTLVVAGIAALILPGPGLLMLFAGMAVLSQQYDWAAKRLAPVKYRAMRGAADGVATWPRIIGSTLAALFVAGLGVLWIVGPEAPRWWFLDETWWLAGGVAFGITQVLSAGIALGLIVWSYRRFHGKPEAIDDLERDIQRADSVHETSSHR; encoded by the coding sequence ATGAAGTCCGCTGCGCGCCGCGTCACGCTCGAGGTGGTCGGGTGGACGCTGGTCGTCGCCGGCATCGCCGCGCTGATCCTGCCCGGCCCCGGCCTGCTGATGCTCTTCGCCGGCATGGCGGTGCTCTCGCAGCAGTACGACTGGGCCGCCAAGCGGCTCGCCCCCGTGAAGTATCGCGCCATGCGGGGAGCCGCCGACGGGGTCGCGACCTGGCCGCGCATCATCGGCTCCACCCTGGCCGCGCTGTTCGTCGCCGGCCTCGGCGTGCTGTGGATCGTCGGCCCGGAGGCCCCGCGCTGGTGGTTCCTCGACGAGACCTGGTGGTTGGCCGGAGGGGTGGCCTTCGGCATCACCCAGGTCCTCTCCGCAGGCATCGCCCTCGGGCTGATCGTGTGGAGCTACCGCCGCTTCCACGGCAAGCCGGAGGCGATCGACGACCTCGAGCGCGACATCCAGCGGGCCGACTCGGTGCACGAGACCAGCTCGCACCGCTAG